cagccttctatcaaaaacataaaaaaaatcttacagacctcaaacttttgaacagtagtgtaacaTTTTCTAACACaacttaataaatatacatacatttttttatttgattagccAATAATAAGTGTTGTTAAGGCTAATATCTAATAAATTGCagatattttgtctaaataaataaaataaaacactaaaaattaaaatgaattattttaaatgctacaagagAATTTAGTCACAACAATGTACAGTACGAAAACATGGATATTCATTTCGAGATTTGCTAAGGAtatttaactgttataaaattatttgtgttttgaaagattaactttaagtgtTCGATGACAGCAAaggaaatcaaaatgtaaaaatattcacctaggatggcttgagggtgagtaaagcttgggctaattttcatttcaaagtaaactaatcctgtCGGCACCGATAGCCTAGTGGTTAGTGCGCCGACATATGGCGCAAATGCGTTCACGGTGACCCGAGTTTGATTCCCGTCTCGAGGTCCTTTGCCGATCCTGCCCCCCTCTCTCTGCCCAATGctttcctgtctgctctctactgtcctctccaaataaaggcacaaaaaagcccataaatataacaaaaacaaaagaagaaaaaaaagaaaaaagtgaactaatcctttaatttcagTGGGACTGGGTTTAATGATCAGATGAGACCAAAATAAAGCTTTTTGGAAAAACACTAGAGGTGGGTTTGGCATAGACAGAAACATAGCCATGTAGAAAAGTGCTTCATTCCCACTGTGAAGTATGGTGGAACTATAATCTTCCAAAGTCCCTGGACAACTTATTAGGGTACATCCGGTATCATAAACTCCATCAAGTACCAGCAGATATTAAATCAACACTGTCAGGAAGCTCAAACTGGGCCGTGGTTGGAACTTCCAGCATGCAATGATCCAAAGTACATctcaaaataaacaacagaatAGCTCACTGACCACAGAATTAAGGTTTTGCCATGGACATAGCAGTCCCCTGACCCAGACATAGCAAACCCCATAAACAACCTGTGGGATGAGCTGAAGAAAACGGTCCACAAGCATGGACCTCtaaatctgaaggatctggagagattctgtatggaggAATGGTCTCAAAACTCTTGCTATACATTCATCAACCTTACTACACATTATAGGAGAAGAtccagagctgttatcttggcaaaggGAGGTTGCATTAAGTATTAAATGAAAGGGTGCTAATAAttgtggaatatatatatactacaggaaaaataagttttatgataacatttttttctttttaaactattttcaaCTAATTTGACTTTAAAGGTAAggtgtttgtgaatattttgaatgaaagactAAGAGGATACCAAaggtgccaatatttgtggagaCCACTGTAAATATCCTGACTGACAccagtaaattaaataaacacacacacatatatatttaaagtacCTTTGGTTTCGTTTGGCCATCTGGCTCAGCTTTCTTCGGTTTCCTCTGAACCGATTCCTCATCCTCTTTTTCTTCGTTGTCATCCTTTTCTTTCTCATCCTTTTCTTTCTCCGACACTGGAGGCGCCTGCTTCCGTTCCGCCCTCCTATCCTGGATCTCCACAGCTTTAGCGGTGGGCCTGCAGATTCTCGGAGATCTCCGCAAGCATCTGCCCTCAGTCGTCTCAGACTCTGAATCTCCCTTGACCTCTTCTTTCTGGAGTTCAGCCTTCCGTCTGTGAGCTGGGATTTTAATCTTCATACGAATTGCTTCCTGTTGCAAGTCGGTCTTTTCTTCTTGTTCTTCTCCTGTTTTATCCTCATCCTGACTCTCCTGAGATTTCTTTGGAGGCCGTCCTGCTCTTTTACTGCTTCTTAGAGCTGTGTTGCTCTTTTCGTGAACATCACCGGAAGCCTCACTTTGTTCAGAAGTTGCTTCTTGCTCAGATTGTTTGCTTGAGGTGGTGCTTTGATCCACAGGAACATCAGTTTTCTTCTTCCTTGCTCTTGAAGTCTCACATACCTCCTTAACAGCCAATTGTACTTCATCAGATTTAGTGATCTCTGAATCAACTTCCATTTGCTTCTCTTTGTTCCCCTTCTCTGAATCTGGTTCCTTTTCATGTTCTCTTTCAGAAGGAGGTTTCTCAGAACTGTTGGGTTCATTGGGTTCTTCTGAAGTTTTAACTTCTTTGACCAATTTTTTcgctgcagattcttcagagcTATTTGCATGTTCACCCTTTgcatctttttcttttgtcgcttctgaattctcatttttatctGTTTCAGCTGTGTCACATTTTTCCTCACCATCTACTTTCTCTGTGGTTTTTGGTGTACTTGGCTTCCTCGTTGAATCAGAAACAGATGATTTTTCAGGATCCCTTGATGCCGACTTGGAGGCAGACTGCTCTTGTGCTTTGTCTTGAGGGCCACCTGTATCTTCAGAAGGTTTAGAGGCAATGGACTGGCTTTCTCCCTTGGTTGAGAGTTTGTCTGCTTCAGACATATActgtttttcagtttttgagACAGGGGCAGCTGACTCTTTTTCTGTGGTGGTGTCTGCAGAACTGTGATGAGTTTTCGTTTCTTCAGTGTTCTGTGGCTTTTTTGTGCCAGAATGTGGTTTGATTACTTCATGGGAAGAGGACTCCTCCATTTTAGATGACTGGAATGGTTCTGTTTCAATCGCCATGGAAGCAGTTGGATCTTGTTTTTCCAGGGCTTTATTGGAGTTGTCCGAGTCTTTGGGAGAtttttgactttcttctgtgagaACTTTCTGTgactcttcttctttttttgattCTTCATTTGGGAGATTCTTTATTGTCTCTTTTTTTGATGACCCTTCTTTTGAGAGATCTTTCATTGACTGTTCTTTCGGCAGATCTTTTGGGAGATTTTCCATTGACTCTTCTCTTGCGAGATCTTTTGATGATTCTTTGTTTGGGAGATCTTttactgtttgttgttttgacAGACCTTTCTTTGCTTCTTGTAAGTGATCTTTCTTTGCTTCCTTTTTTGAGAGATCTTGCATTGATTCTTCTTTTGAGAGATCTTTTGTTGACTCTTCAGGCAGTGTTGATGTATTTGCTTCTGTAGTTTCCATATTTTCACAAGCGGGAGATTTTTTATTTTCGGTTACTTTTTCAGAACCAGGTTTCTTTTTTGACTGCTCACTTACTGTTGAGAGTTTTTCTTCCCCAGAGATCTTTTTGTGAGGTTGAGGAGCTTCAGATTTTGCTTTGTTCTCATCTGCAGTGGCTGCACAGGATTCCCCAGGCTTCTCCACTTCCATCTGCTCTTCAGCACACAATCTGGTTTCATTGGTGCCCGTCTTATCTTCTGTCTGGTCATCCTTGGTCTCCTTTTTTCTCTCATTGGATTCATCTGAGACACGAGGGAGATTTTCTGAATCATTCTCTGTCGTTTCTTTTTGAAAACTCTCTGAACCTTTTTGTGTTTCACTCTCAGATGGTTTAATGTGAGGGACGTGGCCGTTGATCTTTTCAGCACTCAATCTGTTGTCATCGAAACATGTCCGTGATTCTTTCACCGGAGCGACAGATGCATTTCGTACTCCTGCACTGTTGCCATCAAAGTCTTCGGTTAGTTTCATCTCTCGCTTTTTCAGAGGGATTTTAGCTTGATGGTCATTTTTCAAAGTTCTTTGAGTCTCTTCTAAGGTTTTTCTCTTCACGTCCTCCATCTGTTCTGCAGTCTGTGAAGGTGTTGACAAGTCCTTGACTTTCTCCTCCTCATCCTGTGGCTCTTCTTTGATAGATCCAGCAATAACGCCAGTGCAATTTGACGTCTCCGAATGTTTCTGCAACTCTTCCTTCACCTTCAAGCCCTTTTCCGACAAAGCATCTGTGGCCTCTGAATCTTCTTGCTTTGTATTTTCTTGCTCCAAGATGTTTTCCTTACTTTCAGATGTGGATAAATCATCTTGCGATTTTTCATCTCTGACCTCCACTAGAAGccaaaacacacagaaaaacagtgaaaacactCAGAACTAATTAAATCTAATTTCAGTGGTATGCCAAGACACATTTCTTGGTAtgtaaatgctgttttatgtgAATATTACGACACATgcgaagcacaaagctttgtttacaaaagaaataataggttagcaattaaatgttacATCACAACCATGGAAATATTTGGATTCATGCCGAATTAAAGTAGATGAGCCCATACATTTAACCCATTTGTCGGCTTTGTATACTGTTTTGTGATCTGGTCACCCGTGTAATCGTTTATTACACTGGACATGGAATCTCGTTTCTTTTTCCAAATCTTCACACCCGCCTCAATCATGTccgcaggggattataaacgtttcttcctttcgttcACTTTAAATTACTATATTTGCATTCTTTACggtagtaaagaaaaaaaaaacctgacagATACCTAATTTAGTTTCGCTGTCTCTGGCAGCGCAACAtcaaatatagcctaaatgtctTGCACCTGTGGAAGATAAAATttgctcttcagaccttttacaacaagtgtcagttgctttgGAACATCGGGAAAAGATAATTAGACAAGATGGTCTCTGTCCTGATTGTGTCCCACATCCTTCTCAAAGCACAGAGAGGTATAGTATATGACAATGCATTTATCTTTGTGGAAATAagatgaatgtttttaaatttaatatttaactttctgatattatttaggttaccattatttactgatttttatttcagtgttttacaggctgtagtgtgttgtttcactgatggaagtgctaaaataaacatgcacGTTTGTTACGAAATGGATGCTTGAGcctcatttataatttttttatatttcaaaatgtatttaatttattaccaCGGTAAAAAAAACTGCCACAGCCCTAGTCAATactcaatattactttttacatacCTTCAGCTCCCGCTTTCTTCTTGTTCTCCTCATCGTCTGGGTTCGGACTGTTACTAGACGAGCCCTCCTCCTGATCCTTCTTTACTAGGAGCGCTGGATCAATCTGAGTCTTCAACAGACCAAGGATCTGAGCCAGGTCGTTTCTATCTCTGCAATGGAAAAATAATGGATTTTCCCCCACAAAATCATGCAAGTGACCATCAATGTTTTTCTCACAAATTAACAGCCATCCAGTACAGGTAAAAAACTATGTTATGCATGTTATGAAGAAGTGGATTTAATTTCACTGGAAACTGATCATAAAATGCCTACCTTACTATACACTTCCAGGATGACCCATCCAGATCATCCTGTTCTTCCACATAGACCCTCACATTATGGTCTTGGTCTAGCTGGAACCAGTACATGAGGCCATCTTTGTCTCTGCCGATGGGCTGAAGACGCATTTTATCTGGGTCCTCTTCATTGATAGCGGTCTTAAACTTGACATTGTCATCAAACTGGCTTTCACATAAATACtgtttgaaaaacaaaacattctttGGTTATACggtgtaaaaacagaaatatgttACAAACACGAAAAAAGCTTTCATGGATAGATGTGAGGTCCCAGTGCAGCTTAATCCAGTGTTTAGACATTAACAGATTTTCCCATTTTACCTTCAGTATTCCTGTCTTACACTCCACTGTCATCTCTCGATAACCCTTCTTTTCCAGCTCCCATGCCCATGTGGAGTTAAACTCCTGACAGATCTACAGCAACAGCCCAGAGTAATAAAGCCATCAAAAATTAAACACTGATGAGGCCAATATTGACTTAACAATGTCAACGGCTTTTTGTGCTCACAGCTATTCACATATTCATTATCGCTGAAATAATCCATAATTTACATCTGTTTGAATTTGATTGTTAAAAGCAACATGTGTGGCATACAACCACATAAGGCATAAGTCATTCAATGCATAAATTTTCATTGTTAATACTAATTAACTTACCTTAATGAGATTCTTCTCCCATCTGTCTGCAGACACAGACTTGCCAATTTTCCTCAGCAACTTCACGTGAAGGTCCACGAGAAGTTTGGGTACTGGGAACATAAAGTATTTCAATATTAAAGCAAAATGCACAGCacaatgcacaaaaaaataaataaataaataaataaataaaaattaaataattataaattacacTACAAAATGACAAAGAGTAGTAGCATCGAATTAACTGACTGATTAATCAAATAAGgcattaaattattgttttaatatagtTGTGTTTCTATTCATTCATTAACAACTGACAGTCCAACTTCTTTATATTCTTCATTAGCAAAAATGATCAGTTTGTACATTATTACTTGTACTTATTGTACactgtattattcatttatGCACATTAAATGGGCACTTTATAGCAACTGCACAGTGTTACACACacagtaataatttaatattgctGTTGTTCTTGTGCCTGCCAGAGTTCCCACATGCTTCAATGAAtcaatgtattcatttaaatatgtttatgagAGAAAAAATATGTCTGTCTCTACTGTGAATGTACTATAGCAGTGATAGTTTCTGCCAAAATACCATAACAACTGCATTTGTTACCACAATAAAACTAGTAATATAaatttcacccaaaagtgaTTTTTAAGTAActcaaagtcatacaggtttgaataacatgagggtgaataaatgataacagaatttattttctgggtttaatattcttttaatattactcaaagctgtcaaaaaaaaaaaaaaaaaaattcaggggtttttacactgtttcaccaaaaaaaactataataatttattacagttttagtgTAGTAACAATAACCACAactgtagtattttttttggAGAAACTATGATTGTACATATTTGTAAGGGAATGTATAACAATTTTCTAAACAATTCATGCGTCACTTCAGTTTATACATACctaacacatttataatgcagCAAATCTATCACAGATACAAATAAAAGGGCTTATTGTGAACTTTCACTAAAGTTTGCAAATCAAAATAATCCCATATTGTCATTTCTCCCTCCCAGCAGCGGGAGCAGGAAGTTTACACATTCTGCGCATGCGCGCTGCTCACATCGCACCAATTCATGccaaattattatttaactataaataaacatgaatatttCATTTCACTCAACATGTGCGTCGTTATATGCAAATACAGGTGATTTCCCCAATGCAAAAGGTCGCATATGAACGCAAATAAAGCAgcaatgtgtttctgtgtgctGTGATGAGCAAATAAAGCGGAATAAAACATTCCGTCCCTCAAAACGCCGAAATCAACGATAGAAACGGCGCATTAGAGACGCAAACAGCGACAAAAACACCGACACTCGCTGCTGGATTACCGAGCAGCCCGTTTAAACGCATGTAAAGCGACCGAAGAGCAACAATGGAGGAGCGGCTCACCCGCGCTGCTCTCCTGCAGACTGCGCTCCAGCATCGGGAACGACACCTCCGGCAGGTCCAGCAGAGCTCCATACCGCTCCAGAAACGAGCAGATCACGGCGAAGCTCGGGCATAATCCCGTGGAAGAACCGTCCGCTGCCTCCGAGGCAGACATTATTCCGAACCGAGCCGCTGGAGGACCACAACCTCCCCACAATGCACCGCGACTATGGCAGACACATGGCCCAGAAGCCCTTGCGCCAGAGATACTGAactgatgtaaacaaaccagcagcagcagcagagagacagaaagcgGGAGAAATACTGAGGAAAAGAAACAAAGGCCTATAAACCAAAACTTTAAATGGCACAATATTCCAGATAAGCAGcaaaaagagacaaacaaaagaaaaatcaatccTGTGTCACTGCCACACTTTACGgactctttctcttttctctttgagagtgagagagagaaaaattgGAAGAAAGAGACAACAGTGAACGTAAAAGAAAGCGCGAGAGAAATCTAGACACGGTTACTAAGAAACAAAAATAgcataaatcttttttttttcctttaaactATTGTTGTGAGTAACAAAATGAACTTATGTGTATGACCATATCTCATTATGCATTCATAGGACAGGTGAGTTAATGAAGCGTTAACAATATCATAGGTtaccagcagagggcgctgtCAGGTAACTATATTTACgacacacctacacacacataGCAGCAGAATGAATTTGTGTACATCTTTCATAAATCCATTGAATGTACAATTgacttatttttaaagaatgtatTTGTACGATTTACACTGAAATTCGTTCTCcttttgtttaataaacaagGCCTAACTGTcgtaattttaactgtaaaagactaaaaatgctacagtaaaaatctGTTAGGTTCCCTAAGTATATATAGGggaaaactgtaataaatctaACCTGACATGTgtaaattttaaagtaaaatactattaaatgtactgtttttagaaataaaaaaatcaaaacgtcttaaaatttacagtaaaaagcCGTAAACTAATCCCAAATTCTCTGTGACAGCTTACATTTGatggtttttaattttaatcactTATGTACATTATGGTTTTACGTTACATCATATGTGTCACACAATCCAGGGAGGAAGAAGATAGGCGAAGTAATTCAAAAATAGAAGCGTTGTTTATTAAACAAAGTAACTGGTAATCCGATAAgaggaaacaaacaaaacagcgTGCCATGCACAAACAATACAGGAAAATGAaggaataaaatacacaaatgaCGATCTCAAATGCAAACAGGTGTGCTTTAATTAGTAACataatgaatattcatgataACTAATGGAAAGCGGGAACAAAGGAAACTAGTAACAAAGAGAAACAAACCAAAAGTCCATGAAATTGAAAGTAAAACACACAATTGTGACaatatgttgttaaattaatgtttattgacaAAACGAAACTCTTGGCTTTTACTAGTAAACTCTCAGCCAGAAACACAAGGTTTGTGTGAatcatcaaaaacattttttacattttcttttggcTTAGTATTTTTTAtgagaatatatatttatgtatatttatggtCAGTACAATTTAAGGCCATAATTAAGGTAATCAGACAGGATGACAGAAAGTGTCTGGTATGTAGAGTACATTCAGTCCTGTTTTAATTTGTGTCAGATTTCCTCACTCTAACTGGGGAGTTTAATTAAGCCCACACACTTTTTGTTCAGTGCCCCATTGAtggttaggattaggggtggAACCTTCATGCTTTTTCCTCCCCTAAAAATCGTATATTTCCATACGAATCGCATTGCTTGAATTCGTACAAAATCGTTATCTCataaaatagttgttttctCATGAGTAAAAAAACACACTGACTCCTCATGTCTGAATAAACTAGTGATAATTTCAAGCATatgatttatgttttattgtgcATTCAGATTGTGAAGTTCTACGAAAAAACAACAGATATTAAAGTGGAGCTATTTATGTGTTGTGTACTGAGGTGGTCTTTTTCCTTTCAGTATAGTTTAGATAATGAGAAGGGCAGAGTGTGTTTAAAAAAAGCCCATTGGTTGGAGCCAAAATCATTCCAGATGCTGTGTGCCACTTAGCAAGTATTACATAACAAGTTTATGAGCTTCACATGTAGGTTTGTaagtcatttaaataataaaagattatggATTGACAAAAATTGCAGCTATTTCATTGGGTGAAAGACCACATCATAAAGTCACGACAGGGCATATTGGGAAAGTTTATGATAGGCAAGCAATCTGAAAATTATAGAACAATCATGTGAAACTTTGGTCTCTTAGTACATGTCCACTGATATCTCCTTTCTTATAAAACTTTAGTGTGTG
The DNA window shown above is from Ctenopharyngodon idella isolate HZGC_01 chromosome 10, HZGC01, whole genome shotgun sequence and carries:
- the rsf1b.1 gene encoding remodeling and spacing factor 1 isoform X2 yields the protein MSASEAADGSSTGLCPSFAVICSFLERYGALLDLPEVSFPMLERSLQESSAVPKLLVDLHVKLLRKIGKSVSADRWEKNLIKICQEFNSTWAWELEKKGYREMTVECKTGILKYLCESQFDDNVKFKTAINEEDPDKMRLQPIGRDKDGLMYWFQLDQDHNVRVYVEEQDDLDGSSWKCIVRDRNDLAQILGLLKTQIDPALLVKKDQEEGSSSNSPNPDDEENKKKAGAEVEVRDEKSQDDLSTSESKENILEQENTKQEDSEATDALSEKGLKVKEELQKHSETSNCTGVIAGSIKEEPQDEEEKVKDLSTPSQTAEQMEDVKRKTLEETQRTLKNDHQAKIPLKKREMKLTEDFDGNSAGVRNASVAPVKESRTCFDDNRLSAEKINGHVPHIKPSESETQKGSESFQKETTENDSENLPRVSDESNERKKETKDDQTEDKTGTNETRLCAEEQMEVEKPGESCAATADENKAKSEAPQPHKKISGEEKLSTVSEQSKKKPGSEKVTENKKSPACENMETTEANTSTLPEESTKDLSKEESMQDLSKKEAKKDHLQEAKKGLSKQQTVKDLPNKESSKDLAREESMENLPKDLPKEQSMKDLSKEGSSKKETIKNLPNEESKKEEESQKVLTEESQKSPKDSDNSNKALEKQDPTASMAIETEPFQSSKMEESSSHEVIKPHSGTKKPQNTEETKTHHSSADTTTEKESAAPVSKTEKQYMSEADKLSTKGESQSIASKPSEDTGGPQDKAQEQSASKSASRDPEKSSVSDSTRKPSTPKTTEKVDGEEKCDTAETDKNENSEATKEKDAKGEHANSSEESAAKKLVKEVKTSEEPNEPNSSEKPPSEREHEKEPDSEKGNKEKQMEVDSEITKSDEVQLAVKEVCETSRARKKKTDVPVDQSTTSSKQSEQEATSEQSEASGDVHEKSNTALRSSKRAGRPPKKSQESQDEDKTGEEQEEKTDLQQEAIRMKIKIPAHRRKAELQKEEVKGDSESETTEGRCLRRSPRICRPTAKAVEIQDRRAERKQAPPVSEKEKDEKEKDDNEEKEDEESVQRKPKKAEPDGQTKPKVGRRRKRQPWSRMRRKKKCSEDDEEEEEESESEEEETEEDDSDEDYKVEKTRKRRRNRKRERNSSDSSTSSSEDDQPNDDPCKHCGLPNHPELILLCDSCDSGYHTACLRPPLMIIPDGEWFCPPCQHKQLCDRLEEQLLNLDAALKKKERAERRKERLVYVGISVENIITPSVEVEEEKEEEVVNEKETKKSKSWGRRSTRAKKYISYRFDEFDEAIEEAIEEDIKEAEGGGAGRGKDMANITGHRGKDISTILQEDGKENGRPRRPSAAQKKKRRRLNDLDSDSTVDEEESEDEFRLSDSSEEEEFVASDNEAESEAEAPSLDDSDFGSDAEGPQIKTSNRRAASRCRNRRQPPRRRRRPRGYSDEEELETDEEEEEDEMVTEGSSEFSDSDLDIRYRRSYRSRKQQVNYCESSDTDGSQASTNRDKKKRRRLSSSDSEVSFQSAESDEEDRKPKKIRVDSSEEESRKRRRRLSLKRRRESEDDDEDGDDSDESEEEERPVRKRVNRIDSDDSEGEEEEEEVKKSPLEKETEETVGKGPSPLDYNLVELPPTNGQSPMKGLEGLMPRPGVGVTPKNGNAPSAVTIAPNGLEIPAQDEDEDDLLGVTDLVDYVCNSEQL
- the rsf1b.1 gene encoding remodeling and spacing factor 1 isoform X1, which gives rise to MSASEAADGSSTGLCPSFAVICSFLERYGALLDLPEVSFPMLERSLQESSAVPKLLVDLHVKLLRKIGKSVSADRWEKNLIKICQEFNSTWAWELEKKGYREMTVECKTGILKYLCESQFDDNVKFKTAINEEDPDKMRLQPIGRDKDGLMYWFQLDQDHNVRVYVEEQDDLDGSSWKCIVRDRNDLAQILGLLKTQIDPALLVKKDQEEGSSSNSPNPDDEENKKKAGAEVEVRDEKSQDDLSTSESKENILEQENTKQEDSEATDALSEKGLKVKEELQKHSETSNCTGVIAGSIKEEPQDEEEKVKDLSTPSQTAEQMEDVKRKTLEETQRTLKNDHQAKIPLKKREMKLTEDFDGNSAGVRNASVAPVKESRTCFDDNRLSAEKINGHVPHIKPSESETQKGSESFQKETTENDSENLPRVSDESNERKKETKDDQTEDKTGTNETRLCAEEQMEVEKPGESCAATADENKAKSEAPQPHKKISGEEKLSTVSEQSKKKPGSEKVTENKKSPACENMETTEANTSTLPEESTKDLSKEESMQDLSKKEAKKDHLQEAKKGLSKQQTVKDLPNKESSKDLAREESMENLPKDLPKEQSMKDLSKEGSSKKETIKNLPNEESKKEEESQKVLTEESQKSPKDSDNSNKALEKQDPTASMAIETEPFQSSKMEESSSHEVIKPHSGTKKPQNTEETKTHHSSADTTTEKESAAPVSKTEKQYMSEADKLSTKGESQSIASKPSEDTGGPQDKAQEQSASKSASRDPEKSSVSDSTRKPSTPKTTEKVDGEEKCDTAETDKNENSEATKEKDAKGEHANSSEESAAKKLVKEVKTSEEPNEPNSSEKPPSEREHEKEPDSEKGNKEKQMEVDSEITKSDEVQLAVKEVCETSRARKKKTDVPVDQSTTSSKQSEQEATSEQSEASGDVHEKSNTALRSSKRAGRPPKKSQESQDEDKTGEEQEEKTDLQQEAIRMKIKIPAHRRKAELQKEEVKGDSESETTEGRCLRRSPRICRPTAKAVEIQDRRAERKQAPPVSEKEKDEKEKDDNEEKEDEESVQRKPKKAEPDGQTKPKVGRRRKRQPWSRMRRKKKCSEDDEEEEEESESEEEETEEDDSDEDYKVEKTRKRRRNRKRERNSSDSSTSSSEDDQPNDDPCKHCGLPNHPELILLCDSCDSGYHTACLRPPLMIIPDGEWFCPPCQHKQLCDRLEEQLLNLDAALKKKERAERRKERLVYVGISVENIITPSVEVEEEKEEEVVNEKETKKSKSWGRRSTRAKKYISYRFDEFDEAIEEAIEEDIKEAEGGGAGRGKDMANITGHRGKDISTILQEDGKENGRPRRPSAAQKKKRRRLNDLDSDSTVDEEESEDEFRLSDSSSEEEEFVASDNEAESEAEAPSLDDSDFGSDAEGPQIKTSNRRAASRCRNRRQPPRRRRRPRGYSDEEELETDEEEEEDEMVTEGSSEFSDSDLDIRYRRSYRSRKQQVNYCESSDTDGSQASTNRDKKKRRRLSSSDSEVSFQSAESDEEDRKPKKIRVDSSEEESRKRRRRLSLKRRRESEDDDEDGDDSDESEEEERPVRKRVNRIDSDDSEGEEEEEEVKKSPLEKETEETVGKGPSPLDYNLVELPPTNGQSPMKGLEGLMPRPGVGVTPKNGNAPSAVTIAPNGLEIPAQDEDEDDLLGVTDLVDYVCNSEQL